TATAGAATGCTTCGAACACATCTTTACCCTTTGatcagaaaaaaatagaaatacttcAGCAAAACTTAATTTAGATGGTCAAATAGCTGGTTTTCAGACCCGGAACAGTTATTCAACGTAGACAAACACAGCACTAGATGTAAAGAATCAGAGGTAACCTGGATAAATCTGAACAAAACCAAGACTTTCTCAAGGGTACTCTCCAATTCTTCTTCAGAAGTACCCTTGTTCCCAGCACGGAGCTTCTCGTCCAAAAATTTGGCGATAAGTTCAGCTGGACGATTCTGCAAAAACAGACCCGGAACATTTATCATTTAAACACGTACTAACATGCAAACTTGAAACATCTACAgatttaatatagttaatacTAATGTGCACTTTGTCAAAGTGATTCTTGATATTACATAAGAATTTTTTTGCTCGATACTGGAGCTAGTACCATATACTGTATAAAATCGGTCAAAAGAGTATTTTGTATCCGAAGTGATACTAGCGACAACACTACTGTAACCAGAGCccaaaaatatgtttatacCCAGAGCCAAAAATGcctcattttttaaaagtaaatacaGTACATAAGCATTGCTATAAATTCCACAGATTGCAACATTGTAGATTATAAGGTTGACACTTCCACAACAATCAGTATGTAGCTTTTATATGGAAGTAAAATTGTTAGCAAGAGATAAGTCAATCATcagcaaaataaatattcaatacCTGGCGCAGATTTATCAGATGCTCAAATGAATCTTTAATGGTGTTGCCAAATGATTCATTCTTGCAAAAGCTGTCTTCCCATACTATGTCAAGAGAAGCCTTGAAGTCCAATAGTGATTGTACCATATCTTTATCTTTCTCTTCATCCATAACGATCTTCTGCCCAGTTTTCCGAGTGTAGGAACTTAACGCCTGCCTCATAGATTCAAGTGCAGTGACCCTAGAAAAAAGGGTGTACATCCTCTGGAGGTCCTCAGTACGACGTCCATCCATTAATGGTGTGAAACCCTGGAGTATGTTCAGACATAGAATAAGGGTAAAGCAAACAAAAATTTGCTAATATATGCAACCACAAGTATGACAGGATCTAAACCTTATCAAGGATAGCAACTATATGACGCTCGAGAAGTTGTTTTTCAACAGTTGATATCAATGGTTTCCTGGTTGATGCATCTATGTACAGTATGCATTTTTCATTCTCTTCATGCAACCTTCCCTGCATCAATCACCAGTAGAAACCTTAGAGAGATCAGATCAACTAATAACATGTAAGGATAAACTATATGAAGTAATGCAAGGCACCTCGACATGCTTCAGGTACTCGGGAACGTCATATTGCTGCATGTATTTCATTGCTTCAGCAGCATAAAATTCAGAAGTGCATTCAAGGAAAGGTTTCTCAAAGCTTTCCGAATATATTCCCAGTGCAGTAAACATCTTTAAGAGATGGCTTAGTAGTGTCCTATTAACAGCTTCGGCTAACCTGCACGACCAATGACATAAAAGAAAGGTCCAAAGATTCACATGAAAACATTGTCAAATAAATGAATGACTAACAATAGTGCTCATTCGTcttgatattttatttacaactaACTATCATTGCTAGACAGGAATAGAGCTCATGGACCATTCAAAAATTACAAACATGATAAAGGTATAGGATAAATAAACCTTGCTTCATATATTACTGAAAGCCTGGAATTGTTACAAGATTACCTTTCTTTTTCAATCATTCTCAAGAGAGCAGTAACAGTCCTCTGCTCAACATCAGGGGACAGAGAAAGATGCTTCCGAAAAAGCTGAAGGCCCATCTCCCACAACGAACGTACATTCGGGTTCTGTATAACATACTTCCTATCCAAAGACAAGGCTATACTCCGGATCATGAGCATCTGGTCACAGAAATCTTGCCAGCATTTCTCAACGAGCGacaagaaaacagagagatCGGTGTCTTGGCCAACTAAAGAATGTAAAGCGGCAGAGATGTGCTCTTCACACTCCTTCTGCATCCGTTCGTAAAGCTTTCCTTCCAGCTTATGCAAGCAAAGGTCATCAACAGcctgaataaaaaaaacaacaatttcTAATTTCACATACAATACAAACaagaagaaaccaaacaaacaaagaaagatGGAAAAATTTGGTACCTGGTAAAGCCTCTCGAGGTCGAAAGAAAAGGGCTTTTTGAGGAATATAGCTCTGATAGCTGACTGCAGATTATCCCAGGTAGTGTCTTCAAAGTTTGTTGGTAGAGTTGGTTTGGcttcaaatattacaaaatcaaatGATGAAAAATGGTTTTATCCATATCCAGAGCATCTCAAGATTATGCATAACATAGATAACGGATCTGGCTAGAGAAAAGAGATTCAGAAATACATAAACCCTAACCACTCATTAACAAATCAAAATCAGCAATCAAGCTCGATTCAACAGTGAATCCCGATCCAATTCAATCGCAAAACACACAGAGTCTGAACAAATCGCGGGAAGCCTAtagaaaaaccctaaaattgAGAAGCCTTACGCTAGACAATCAATCGTTCGGTGCAGAGAGTCATTTTCAATCAATCGAGAGCTTCGATTTACACACTACGCAAACAAAATCCTAAGATCAAATAGATAAAACCTAAGAAACATCAGATTTTACGATCAAAACAATCGCAAATTGATAGGAATCAACCTTTGTTGAGCTTGATGACGAGCTTCTTAGTGGGCTGGGGGAGTGTAGCCTTCTTCCGGGAGAGATTGGCTGCGGCGGAGGGGGTTGGATCTTCGTCCTCCATGGGGAAGGGAACCTTATCGGAGGGAGTGTGGAGGCCGTTTTTGGATTTTTTCATGGGAGGGGAAGAATAAGAAGAGTCGGTGGTGGAGGCTGAGGAAGCGGCTGCGGGGCAAGTAGAGCGTTTGTTTGGAAGAGACATGAAAAATCGGGAGAGAGAGGTGAGGTGAAATCAAGAAGACGAAGCCGAAGGCTTGTCCCAATTTAAGCCTCGTAACCCTTTCtacaaggaaaaaagaaaaaaaaaacttttgttctctctctctcaaacctACTCGAAATTCGCAAAATTAGATTgagaaaaaaatgtatataaatattttaaaatttctgttgtggaaaataattaatttatactattatttggaaaaaaattgtcaaataaATATTGAACTTACGCATTTTTGCCAAAGAAAATACAAACTCTTCGTCAATCCAAAAAACATATGAATATATGTTGACTGAACAAAATTAGGTATAACTTTAGTCAACATTAATTTTAACTTAATcgacatttattttgttaacaGAAATCAAACAACGTCGTTttgctaaaatattaaaaaaattaacaaaattcaCCGCAAAATAGTGAACTTACCCATTTTTACTAATAAGCATGAACTTTTCACTCATCCAAAAGATATAAACTTGTTTTCAGTTCGAATTTTGGATGCttggtttatatataatttgttttagcccaaataagtttatatttttggatcaATGAAAATTTCATGCTTTTtaacaaaaatgtatattttttcaCGGTGAATTTTctcagtttatttttattttagcaaAATAGCGTCATTTTGACTTtcgctaaaaaaaaaataaatgttggTTAAATGAAATTTAATGTTGACTAAAGTTATAACTAATTTGGTTCAGTCAACACAACTTCATATGTTTTTGGATATCGAAGAGTTCGTGTTTTTTCCAAAAGCGTGTAAGTTCAGTATTTATTTAGTTGTTTTCTTCTATTATTTGTGACAATATAAGAATCTACATTTGTAATTACTTTCAAACTTGAAAAAGGAGAATAAAAAACAGAATTTCAAAGCTGGTTTGGACTAGTACCAGTTCTAAATGTTGATATGAAATTATAAACTTAAACATATGGGCCAGTTAATATAATTAGTCGATTATTATATAACTTACCCACAAATAGATAAATTTCCTGACTCTTATCAGTTTGGAATTTTGTTGGAACTCATATCTAATTTATGTCTTAttgaatcaaaataatcatGGTGCTGTGTTTAAACAATGCACCATTTTTTGCAAAACAAAATTGCACAAGGTGATAGTTGTTTTGTTATGCTTTAAATGTATTTGGGTTATTGTTTTCAACTTCATAATCAACACAAAATGTAATAATATTCATGGTATGTTATTGGTTCAGATTGgatttttggtaaataatgaAGTGTTATCGTTGCTCGATGTTGAAAGTGGTCATGGACGAACATGGAATCCTCCGTGGAGATGAAATTATTGAAATGTAACTCATAATAGAAAAGAAGCTTTTAAAAGCTAACGAGATCATTTGAGAGTATGATAGATGATACGGATTATTCACTACTTTCTTTTGAAGTATTAGTATTTGGGTGTGTCGAGTTTTTGTGTTGAGAGGTGGGTCTATGAAGcgagaaagaataaaaaatgttaattacTTTCTTAACAACTGAATTTAGTATTTCATTTTTGTATGCATATAGTGTtcatgtaaataaatatatcaagTCGAATGGTGTCATTGAGACTGTGGAATTGCCTAGAAAGTAATAGTCTAATGGTATGGTTATAATCATATTCCCACAATGTTGTTCTATTCCCAACACTTTGTTCTTTCTCCTCCTCTCTCTTTCGGATCTATGCAAAATCCACGTTTTTTAATTCATGAAATTAGACCaagaaaaatgaatataaatatttttaaaattttcatatataatagaattattaatttataattattatttgtgATAAAATAAGAATCTACATTTGTaactattttcaaatttgaaaaagaaaaagaaaaagaaaaaagtttcaaaGCTGGCTTGGATCTGTACCAGTTTTAAAAGTTGATATGTTAATATGAAATTATAAACGTAAACATATAGTCCAGTTAACATCATTTATTGATTATTATATAACTTACACACAAATAAGCAAATTTCCTGACTTTCATCAGTTTAAAATTTCATTGGAACAGATACCTAATATATCTTATtgcatcaaaataataattgtgtTGTGTTTACACAATGCACcatttttgtaaaaagaaatTACAGATGATAGTGTTTTTAGGTGATAGGTTTTTAGGTGATAGTTGTTTTGTTACGCATAAGCTggtttaaatatatttgtataattattgttttcaatttcataatcaccataaaatataaaaatattcatagtAGTGTGTCATTGGTTCAGTTGGGATTTTCCGAATGGGTGATATAGTTGTCTTGATGTTGAAAGACATGGACGAGCAGCATATAATCTTTTGAAATGTGTCTTAGTAGAGAAGAAAGTTCTACAATTTAAGATCATTTGAAAATATGATGGATGAGAAAGATTTTTCACTACTTGGTTTtgagatatttatatttattatctgGAGTTTTATATTAAGAGGAGTGTCTTTGAAGCGAGAAAGAATGAAACATGTTCAGTGTTCATGATAATAAGTATTAGGACAATAAGACCTATATTAAGAAGCAAGTAGATTTCTACAAATTAGAAC
This genomic stretch from Brassica napus cultivar Da-Ae chromosome C9, Da-Ae, whole genome shotgun sequence harbors:
- the LOC125575610 gene encoding cullin-4-like codes for the protein MSLPNKRSTCPAAASSASTTDSSYSSPPMKKSKNGLHTPSDKVPFPMEDEDPTPSAAANLSRKKATLPQPTKKLVIKLNKAKPTLPTNFEDTTWDNLQSAIRAIFLKKPFSFDLERLYQAVDDLCLHKLEGKLYERMQKECEEHISAALHSLVGQDTDLSVFLSLVEKCWQDFCDQMLMIRSIALSLDRKYVIQNPNVRSLWEMGLQLFRKHLSLSPDVEQRTVTALLRMIEKERLAEAVNRTLLSHLLKMFTALGIYSESFEKPFLECTSEFYAAEAMKYMQQYDVPEYLKHVEGRLHEENEKCILYIDASTRKPLISTVEKQLLERHIVAILDKGFTPLMDGRRTEDLQRMYTLFSRVTALESMRQALSSYTRKTGQKIVMDEEKDKDMVQSLLDFKASLDIVWEDSFCKNESFGNTIKDSFEHLINLRQNRPAELIAKFLDEKLRAGNKGTSEEELESTLEKVLVLFRFIQGKDVFEAFYKKDLAKRLLLGKSASIDAEKSMISKLKTECGSQFTNKLEGMFKDIELSKEINESFKQSSQARTKLPSGIEMSVHVLTTGYWPTYPPMDVKLPHELNVYQDIFKEFYLSKYSGRRLMWQNSLGHCVLKADFSKGKKELAVSLFQAVVLMLFNDAMKLSFEDIKDSTGIEDKELRRTLQSLACGKVRVLQKYPKGRDVQDGDEFDFNDTFTAPLYRIKVNAIQMKETVEENTSTTERVFQDRQYQIDAAIVRIMKTRKVLSHTLLITELFQQLKFPIKPADLKKRIESLIDREYLERDKTNPQIYNYLA